One genomic segment of Chitinophaga parva includes these proteins:
- a CDS encoding RNA polymerase sigma factor: MGSTLTYTEAELVHGLKARDEKVFGYLYDHYSPALFGVALKVLNDENSAADVLQEVFLKIWRSIDRYDEEKGRLFTWMLNITRNTAIDALRSKAHKLEQKVQDIGDDIHFYTNHLAVSQAVDHIGLVKVLEKLNKDQRVIIDLAYYKGCTQEEIAKVLDIPLGTVKTRMRNAIIQLRNILKNS, from the coding sequence TTGGGCTCCACTCTCACATACACTGAAGCTGAACTGGTCCATGGCCTCAAAGCCCGGGATGAGAAGGTATTTGGTTACCTCTACGATCATTATTCCCCTGCGCTGTTTGGCGTAGCCCTGAAAGTGCTGAACGACGAAAATTCAGCCGCCGATGTATTGCAGGAAGTTTTCCTCAAAATATGGCGTAGCATTGACCGTTATGATGAAGAGAAAGGGCGTTTGTTTACCTGGATGCTGAACATAACCCGGAATACCGCCATTGACGCCCTGCGCTCCAAAGCCCATAAACTGGAGCAAAAGGTGCAGGACATTGGCGATGATATCCATTTTTACACCAATCACCTGGCAGTATCACAGGCCGTGGATCATATCGGCCTCGTGAAAGTGCTGGAAAAGCTCAATAAAGATCAACGTGTGATCATTGACCTGGCCTATTACAAAGGTTGTACCCAGGAAGAAATCGCAAAAGTATTGGACATACCACTGGGCACCGTGAAAACGAGGATGCGGAACGCTATTATACAACTGCGGAACATTTTAAAAAACTCATAG
- the def gene encoding peptide deformylase produces the protein MIYPIVAYGHPVLRKVAEDITPEYPGLQDLIANMWETMYASNGVGLAAPQINRSIRLFVVDSLQIIENLEEDEKKDYPDDKGIKQVFINAHIVDSAGDEWPYNEGCLSIPRVREDVYRPEEVTLRWVDEQFQPHEATFNGVTARVIFHEYDHIDGKLFIDYLKPIKRRLIKGKLDDITKGKVSVDYKMTFYK, from the coding sequence ATGATATACCCAATCGTAGCCTACGGGCACCCGGTTCTGAGAAAAGTAGCAGAAGACATTACGCCCGAATACCCGGGCCTGCAGGACCTCATCGCCAATATGTGGGAAACCATGTATGCCTCTAATGGCGTGGGCCTGGCAGCACCCCAGATCAACCGTTCCATCCGTTTATTCGTGGTAGACAGCCTCCAGATCATTGAAAACCTGGAAGAAGATGAAAAGAAAGATTATCCCGATGACAAGGGCATTAAACAGGTGTTTATCAACGCCCACATCGTGGACTCCGCCGGCGACGAATGGCCCTATAACGAAGGGTGCCTGAGCATTCCCCGCGTGCGTGAAGACGTGTACCGCCCCGAGGAAGTGACCCTGCGCTGGGTAGATGAGCAGTTCCAGCCCCACGAAGCTACCTTTAACGGCGTAACCGCCCGTGTGATCTTCCATGAATATGACCACATTGACGGCAAGCTATTCATCGACTACCTGAAGCCCATCAAACGCCGCCTCATTAAAGGCAAGCTGGATGATATCACCAAGGGCAAAGTGAGCGTGGATTACAAGATGACTTTCTATAAATAA
- a CDS encoding RNA methyltransferase, translating to MRKLSMEELGRKSVAEFRAADKTPLVLVLDNIRSMHNVGSVFRTADAFLLQGIALCGYTPVPPHRDIHKTALGATDTVTWEYFPTTLEAVQQLQAEGYKVLAVEQVAGSEMLDAFVPGEQPLALVFGNEVSGVDATVMAVVDGAIEIPQLGMKHSLNISVSTGIVVWDIFSKWKR from the coding sequence ATGCGCAAACTCTCGATGGAAGAACTCGGCCGTAAGTCGGTCGCTGAGTTCAGGGCGGCAGATAAAACGCCGCTGGTGCTGGTGTTGGACAATATCCGCAGCATGCACAATGTGGGGTCCGTGTTTCGCACGGCGGATGCTTTTTTGCTGCAGGGAATTGCGCTTTGCGGCTACACCCCGGTGCCGCCCCACCGGGATATCCATAAAACTGCGCTGGGCGCTACGGATACGGTGACCTGGGAATATTTTCCCACCACGCTGGAGGCGGTGCAGCAACTGCAGGCCGAAGGTTACAAAGTGCTGGCCGTAGAGCAGGTGGCAGGCAGTGAAATGCTGGACGCATTTGTACCGGGGGAGCAGCCCCTGGCCCTGGTATTTGGCAATGAAGTGAGCGGGGTGGATGCCACCGTGATGGCAGTAGTGGACGGGGCCATTGAAATACCCCAGCTGGGCATGAAACATTCACTCAACATCTCCGTGAGCACCGGCATAGTGGTGTGGGATATTTTCTCCAAATGGAAACGTTAA
- the ruvX gene encoding Holliday junction resolvase RuvX, with product MRILALDYGKKRTGLAVTDPLQLIASGLTTVLTHELIPYLRKYIAQEPVELFVIGEPKNLDGEATHGTALVQECIRILQKNFPDIPVKKMDERFTSKMAVRSLIDSGVKKKDRQNKALVDEVSATIILQEYLQYR from the coding sequence ATGCGTATACTGGCACTTGATTACGGGAAAAAGCGTACAGGACTGGCGGTTACAGACCCCCTGCAGCTCATTGCATCGGGCCTTACCACGGTGCTCACCCACGAACTGATCCCTTACCTGCGGAAATATATTGCCCAGGAACCCGTGGAACTTTTTGTGATAGGAGAGCCTAAGAACCTGGATGGAGAGGCCACCCACGGCACCGCCCTGGTGCAGGAATGCATCCGCATCCTGCAAAAGAATTTCCCCGACATACCGGTGAAGAAAATGGACGAGCGCTTTACGTCTAAAATGGCGGTCCGCTCTTTGATCGATAGTGGTGTGAAGAAGAAAGACCGGCAGAACAAGGCGCTGGTAGATGAGGTGAGCGCTACCATTATTTTGCAGGAATACCTGCAGTACAGGTGA
- a CDS encoding UbiA-like polyprenyltransferase — MIRTINKYLSLVKFAHTIFAMPFALIGFFMAVVRGQARFSWILLLEVVLCMVFARSAAMAFNRWLDAEFDGRNPRTARREIPAGVIPAKSALLFVIINCVLFLLTTWFINLPCFLLAPVALLVVLGYSYTKRFTPLCHLVLGLGLSLAPIGAYLAVTGQFNVVPLILSCIVLFWVSGFDIIYALQDEEFDREQHLNSIPAWLGKAGGLRFSEILHVAAAALVITLGLVAGMHWIFWIGAAVYIGMLIYQHALVKPNDLSKVDLAFMTTNGIASVVFAAFTIADLFVF, encoded by the coding sequence ATGATCCGTACCATTAACAAATACCTGTCGCTTGTAAAATTTGCGCACACCATCTTTGCCATGCCTTTTGCCCTCATCGGCTTTTTCATGGCCGTGGTGCGCGGGCAGGCCCGCTTTTCCTGGATACTCCTGCTGGAAGTGGTGTTGTGCATGGTGTTTGCCCGGAGTGCCGCCATGGCCTTTAACCGCTGGCTGGATGCGGAGTTTGACGGCCGCAATCCCCGCACCGCGCGCCGCGAGATCCCGGCCGGTGTGATCCCCGCAAAAAGTGCCCTGCTGTTTGTGATCATCAACTGCGTGCTTTTCCTGCTTACCACCTGGTTCATCAACCTGCCCTGCTTCCTGCTGGCGCCCGTGGCGCTGTTAGTAGTGCTGGGCTATAGCTATACCAAACGCTTTACCCCGCTGTGCCACCTGGTACTGGGCCTGGGCCTTAGCCTGGCGCCCATCGGGGCTTACCTGGCGGTGACCGGCCAGTTTAACGTGGTACCCCTGATACTCAGCTGCATTGTACTGTTCTGGGTATCAGGATTTGATATCATCTACGCGCTGCAGGACGAGGAATTTGACCGTGAGCAGCACCTCAATTCCATTCCCGCCTGGCTGGGTAAGGCCGGTGGGCTGCGTTTCTCCGAGATCCTGCACGTAGCGGCAGCTGCCCTGGTGATCACCCTGGGCCTGGTGGCCGGCATGCACTGGATCTTCTGGATAGGTGCGGCGGTGTACATTGGCATGCTCATTTACCAGCACGCCCTGGTAAAGCCCAATGACCTGAGTAAGGTGGACCTGGCCTTTATGACCACCAACGGCATTGCCAGCGTGGTATTTGCGGCATTCACCATTGCAGACCTTTTTGTATTCTGA
- a CDS encoding anti-sigma factor: protein MDVQRYISSGIIESYVVGLLPSADAKEVEATMAQYPEVRAQVEACRQDMELYVGLRAVVPPPSVKASIMAIIAAEGNATANGNGASTVDHQTPVTPMPNSSQPDASENGAPVHNLVDARWRVAAVACLILLMGSLAMNYVYFNNYTVVKGKYDELLLAQANLTKAHETYQTKLQQSEDELALMRNPDYQAIRMPGVKGHEGNIATIYWNAKSQEVYLLSQNLPVPAADKQYQLWAIVGGKPVSAGVFSVGDLAKGLQKMKQVSGAQAFAVTLEKAGGADSPTLTQMFVMGKVGG, encoded by the coding sequence GTGGATGTACAGCGTTACATATCATCGGGCATTATTGAAAGCTATGTTGTAGGACTGCTTCCCAGCGCTGATGCAAAGGAAGTGGAAGCTACCATGGCCCAGTATCCCGAGGTGCGTGCCCAGGTGGAAGCCTGCCGGCAGGATATGGAGCTGTATGTAGGACTGCGTGCCGTAGTGCCCCCGCCCTCCGTGAAGGCCAGTATTATGGCCATCATTGCTGCGGAAGGCAATGCCACCGCCAATGGCAATGGCGCCTCCACCGTTGATCACCAAACCCCGGTGACCCCTATGCCCAATTCATCCCAGCCGGATGCCAGTGAAAATGGCGCCCCGGTGCACAACCTGGTAGATGCCAGGTGGCGTGTTGCGGCTGTAGCGTGCCTTATTTTACTCATGGGCAGCCTTGCCATGAACTACGTGTATTTCAACAATTACACGGTTGTTAAAGGCAAGTACGATGAATTGCTCCTGGCCCAGGCCAACCTGACCAAGGCCCATGAAACTTACCAGACCAAACTCCAGCAATCCGAAGACGAACTGGCCCTCATGCGCAACCCGGACTACCAGGCTATCAGGATGCCGGGCGTAAAAGGTCATGAAGGTAATATCGCCACCATCTACTGGAATGCGAAGTCACAGGAAGTATACCTGCTGTCGCAAAACCTGCCGGTACCCGCTGCAGATAAGCAGTACCAGCTGTGGGCCATTGTAGGTGGCAAACCAGTAAGTGCAGGTGTGTTCAGCGTGGGCGACCTGGCGAAAGGCCTCCAGAAAATGAAACAGGTCAGCGGTGCACAGGCCTTTGCCGTAACACTGGAAAAAGCAGGCGGTGCAGACAGTCCCACGCTGACCCA
- the mutS gene encoding DNA mismatch repair protein MutS, with the protein MAKSKTEETPLMQQHKAIKTQYPDAVLLFRVGDFYETFNEDAIIAAQVLGITLTKRANGAASHMDLAGFPHHALDTYLHKLVKAGHRVAVCDQLEDPKSVKGIVKRGVTEMVTPGVAVNDKLLENGSNNFLAAVHFGNGMTGVAFLDISTGEFFIAQGNLEYVDKLLQSFRPAEVVFAKQQQKHFRQVFGSKFYTYTLEEWIFTSTYADEVIRKHFETHSLKGFGIEGLNEGIIAAGAALHYLRDTEHPHLQHITSLQRIDQDDFLWMDRFTVRNLELLQSSVENGHTLLKVLDNTASPMGARLLKRWIAFPLRQQTAINERLDAVEFLIRENDLSRQLHHHLKQLGDIERLVSKIPLKKINPREVMQLARGLEQVQAIQSLLKGVDNAYLQRLYEKLDCCPPMLERILREMNENPPVQTHKGDVIRPGVHAELDDLRKIAHSGKSYLLQIQQTESENTGIPSLKVAFNNVFGYYLEVTNTHKNKVPATWIRKQTLANAERYITPELKEYEEKIVGAEEKILALENQLFDALLQTLQDFIAPIQQNAQMLARLDCLLCFAHNAVQYKYRRPTLSDDYVLDIRDGRHPVIERGLPAGEQYVANDILLDKDLQQIIILTGPNMSGKSALLRQTALITLMAHMGSFVPASSAHIGLTDKIFTRVGASDNLSGGESTFMVEMNETASIINNITARSLVILDEIGRGTSTYDGISIAWSIVEYLHDMTPHQPKTLFATHYHELNELENKLGRCKNYHITNMESGNKVIFLRKLARGGSRHSFGIHVARMAGMPPQLLDRANEVLAQLEEKHIEAPLQHNIKKVAEKQTRMQLNIFDAHSDTFRDIRSVLETVDINRLTPVEALMKLNEIKGML; encoded by the coding sequence ATGGCAAAATCCAAAACGGAAGAAACCCCGCTGATGCAGCAGCATAAGGCGATCAAGACACAATACCCGGATGCCGTGCTGTTGTTCAGGGTGGGCGATTTTTACGAAACATTCAATGAAGATGCGATCATTGCCGCCCAGGTACTGGGCATCACGCTCACCAAGCGTGCCAACGGGGCGGCTTCCCATATGGACCTGGCAGGATTTCCCCATCATGCGCTGGATACCTACCTGCACAAGCTGGTGAAAGCCGGCCACCGCGTGGCCGTGTGCGACCAGCTGGAAGACCCGAAATCTGTAAAAGGCATCGTAAAACGCGGGGTTACCGAAATGGTGACACCCGGCGTGGCCGTGAATGATAAGCTGCTGGAAAATGGTTCCAACAACTTCCTGGCCGCTGTGCATTTTGGCAACGGCATGACCGGCGTGGCCTTCCTGGATATTTCTACCGGCGAATTTTTTATTGCCCAGGGCAACCTGGAGTACGTGGACAAACTGTTGCAAAGCTTCCGGCCTGCAGAGGTAGTGTTTGCCAAGCAACAGCAAAAGCATTTCCGCCAGGTATTTGGCTCCAAATTCTACACCTACACGCTGGAAGAATGGATCTTTACCAGCACCTATGCGGATGAAGTGATCCGCAAACATTTTGAGACGCACTCGCTGAAAGGCTTTGGTATAGAGGGTTTGAACGAAGGCATCATTGCTGCCGGTGCCGCCCTGCACTACCTCCGCGATACCGAGCATCCGCACCTCCAGCACATCACCTCCCTGCAGCGCATAGACCAGGATGATTTCCTGTGGATGGACCGCTTCACCGTGCGCAACCTGGAACTGCTGCAAAGCAGCGTGGAAAACGGCCATACCCTGCTGAAGGTGCTGGACAATACCGCATCGCCCATGGGCGCCCGCCTGCTGAAGCGCTGGATCGCCTTTCCCCTGCGCCAGCAAACGGCTATCAACGAGCGCCTGGACGCCGTGGAATTCCTGATCAGGGAAAACGACCTGTCCCGCCAGCTGCATCATCACCTTAAACAACTGGGCGATATTGAACGGCTGGTATCCAAGATCCCGCTGAAAAAAATAAATCCCCGCGAGGTGATGCAACTGGCACGGGGCCTGGAACAGGTGCAGGCCATCCAATCGTTACTGAAAGGTGTGGATAATGCCTACCTGCAACGCCTATACGAAAAACTGGACTGCTGCCCACCCATGCTGGAGCGTATCCTGCGGGAAATGAACGAAAACCCGCCGGTACAAACCCACAAGGGCGACGTGATCCGCCCCGGCGTGCATGCAGAGCTGGACGACCTGCGCAAGATTGCCCACAGCGGCAAAAGCTACCTGCTGCAGATCCAGCAAACCGAGTCTGAAAATACCGGCATCCCCTCCCTGAAAGTGGCCTTCAACAACGTGTTTGGCTACTACCTGGAAGTAACCAACACGCATAAGAACAAGGTGCCCGCCACCTGGATCCGCAAGCAAACGCTGGCCAATGCAGAACGCTACATTACGCCGGAGCTGAAGGAATATGAAGAGAAAATTGTAGGGGCGGAAGAAAAGATCCTGGCACTGGAGAACCAGCTGTTTGACGCACTGCTGCAAACGTTGCAGGATTTCATTGCCCCTATCCAGCAAAACGCGCAGATGCTGGCCAGGCTGGATTGCCTGCTTTGCTTTGCCCACAACGCGGTGCAGTACAAATACCGCCGCCCCACCCTGTCTGACGATTATGTGCTGGACATCCGTGATGGGCGCCATCCCGTGATAGAACGCGGCCTGCCGGCGGGTGAGCAATACGTGGCCAATGATATTTTGCTGGACAAAGACCTCCAGCAGATCATCATCCTCACCGGGCCTAACATGAGCGGTAAATCTGCCCTGCTGCGGCAAACAGCCCTCATCACCCTTATGGCGCATATGGGCAGCTTTGTGCCGGCCAGCAGTGCGCACATAGGGCTTACAGACAAGATCTTTACCCGCGTGGGCGCCTCTGATAACCTGAGTGGTGGCGAGTCTACCTTCATGGTGGAGATGAACGAAACGGCCAGCATCATCAACAACATCACGGCCCGCAGCCTGGTAATACTGGATGAAATAGGCCGCGGCACCAGCACCTACGATGGTATTTCCATTGCCTGGAGCATTGTGGAATACCTCCATGATATGACGCCCCACCAGCCCAAAACGCTGTTTGCCACCCATTACCACGAGCTCAATGAACTGGAAAATAAACTGGGCCGCTGCAAGAACTATCATATCACCAACATGGAAAGCGGCAACAAGGTGATCTTCCTGCGCAAACTGGCCAGGGGCGGCAGTCGCCACAGCTTTGGGATACACGTGGCCCGCATGGCCGGTATGCCCCCGCAGCTGCTGGACAGGGCCAATGAAGTACTGGCCCAGCTGGAAGAAAAACACATTGAAGCGCCGCTGCAGCACAACATCAAAAAAGTAGCGGAAAAGCAAACGCGCATGCAACTCAATATTTTTGATGCGCACAGCGACACCTTCCGGGATATACGCAGTGTGTTGGAGACGGTGGATATTAACAGGCTAACGCCGGTGGAAGCGC